The following is a genomic window from Deltaproteobacteria bacterium.
ATGGGCATAAACGACCTCGTAGCGATAAGATTCTTTTAAGCCCACCGGTGTTTGCACTTTTTCCTCACCGGCATATTTTAAGTCGATGGTGTAGGCCCGTTGGTTGGCAAAGAGTAATGTACAGCCACTGAACTTGGGCTCCATCGCTCTTAAGAGGTAGAAGGCCGTTATAAAATCTCGGCTTTCGGATGTGAAGAGCCGCTTAACCGTCCGCGACTTTCCTTCTCGTGACCTTTTCGACACGAGCCGAGACATCTCCTGCTCCCAGCTAAGTTCCTCTTCATAAGATTTTTCTTTAAGTTGATAGCGATTCATTGCGTGGATCGGCCGGCTCTTACCCTTGGGGACAATGGCCGCAGCTCTTCCTTCCACCGGCACCAGCGTGGCTACCAAGCTGTCGATTTGAAAATGGCTCCGATACTCAGTGACGGGCTTTCCTTCAAAAAGACCCTCACGCTCGGTTTTAAAATCAACTAGGCCTACGGAAAGACCATCAACTTCAACCGTATAACGAATCGTTTCACCGAGATGGCTGGGAAGAGCGCCTGAAAAAACAATTCCTTCGTTGCAGCGCTTGAGGCCGTCTGGAGTTTTCGGCACTCCAGGCACAGTATAGGTTGGGCGAATCTTGGGAGGGCGAACCTTGGTCCGCAGTCGCA
Proteins encoded in this region:
- a CDS encoding DUF3108 domain-containing protein, with product MMWIMILALSAAAPEPNISNEVRTALDSMRLRTKVRPPKIRPTYTVPGVPKTPDGLKRCNEGIVFSGALPSHLGETIRYTVEVDGLSVGLVDFKTEREGLFEGKPVTEYRSHFQIDSLVATLVPVEGRAAAIVPKGKSRPIHAMNRYQLKEKSYEEELSWEQEMSRLVSKRSREGKSRTVKRLFTSESRDFITAFYLLRAMEPKFSGCTLLFANQRAYTIDLKYAGEEKVQTPVGLKESYRYEVVYAHERSKKPVHATIWMSQSGDKLPYQAEIRGRSHLFAKIHLFIPGES